One Candidatus Hydrogenedentota bacterium genomic window carries:
- a CDS encoding O-methyltransferase: MFHDIPAEVLERMAHLETIDVHDRIDGTSRMQRLRQVPPETGRFLALLAAMAPAGPHIEIGTSAGYSGMWLALACREKGETLTTFEVLPEKARLAEETFRITGLESTVKLVLGDAREYLESFSDIAFCFLDAEKDVYADCYELVIPRLRPGGILVADNAINHRAALQPMLDRALSDTRVDAMVVPIGKGELVCRRR; the protein is encoded by the coding sequence ATGTTTCACGACATTCCGGCAGAAGTGTTGGAGCGCATGGCCCATTTGGAGACTATCGATGTGCACGACCGGATTGATGGCACGAGCCGTATGCAGCGACTTCGTCAGGTCCCGCCGGAGACGGGACGATTCCTGGCACTGCTTGCAGCGATGGCGCCTGCCGGACCGCACATTGAGATTGGGACGAGCGCGGGCTACTCGGGCATGTGGCTGGCGTTGGCGTGCCGCGAGAAAGGTGAGACGCTAACCACGTTCGAAGTACTCCCGGAGAAAGCGAGACTCGCGGAAGAGACCTTTCGCATCACTGGGTTGGAGTCTACGGTGAAACTCGTTCTGGGCGATGCGCGAGAATACCTCGAATCGTTTTCGGATATTGCATTCTGCTTCTTGGACGCGGAAAAGGATGTCTACGCCGATTGTTATGAGTTGGTCATTCCGAGGCTGAGACCGGGGGGAATTCTTGTCGCGGATAATGCCATCAATCATCGTGCCGCGTTGCAGCCCATGCTGGACCGCGCGCTAAGCGATACGCGCGTGGATGCGATGGTCGTGCCCATCGGCAAAGGGGAACTGGTGTGCCGCAGACGGTAA
- a CDS encoding PspC domain-containing protein: MDAASAHITSLDQLDAMLANGHISEEDYAVLRQAVVRPPSNRIPAQESARRPRWGKSWKNRQVGGVCGGIAEAMEIDAWTLRLVFVAAMLFTGGSAILVYILLYFVLPWKEDEEHLVWRFPAGLAIALLVLWPTYLMILGSQISSLSRILNSRGQQIPAAISWLIQTQDRLLTMNGIIIQTGVLLVVLFLYMLSPPDGKVRKIITWAVCGVLIIPIVTILGAYWSEIGRNL; the protein is encoded by the coding sequence ATGGACGCAGCTAGCGCACACATCACCTCGCTCGACCAACTCGACGCCATGCTCGCCAACGGCCACATTTCGGAGGAAGACTATGCCGTGTTACGGCAGGCCGTGGTAAGGCCTCCCAGTAATCGTATCCCGGCACAGGAGTCCGCGCGCAGGCCGCGCTGGGGCAAGTCCTGGAAGAACCGCCAAGTGGGCGGTGTCTGCGGCGGCATAGCGGAAGCGATGGAGATCGACGCGTGGACCTTGCGGCTCGTGTTCGTGGCCGCCATGCTTTTCACGGGAGGCAGCGCCATCCTTGTCTATATCCTGCTGTACTTTGTGCTGCCGTGGAAGGAGGATGAAGAGCACCTCGTGTGGCGGTTTCCGGCAGGACTCGCGATAGCGCTGTTGGTGCTGTGGCCTACCTATTTGATGATTTTGGGCAGTCAGATTTCGTCATTATCTCGAATCCTGAACTCCCGTGGCCAACAAATTCCCGCCGCAATCTCATGGTTGATTCAGACTCAGGACAGGCTCTTGACGATGAATGGAATCATCATCCAGACCGGCGTGCTCCTCGTTGTCTTGTTCCTCTACATGCTGTCTCCCCCCGACGGGAAAGTCCGGAAAATCATCACCTGGGCCGTGTGCGGCGTGCTAATCATCCCCATCGTGACGATATTGGGCGCGTACTGGAGCGAAATCGGGCGCAATTTATGA
- a CDS encoding DUF2089 domain-containing protein — MDAMKPVSGSCPYCGGGMRTSAMSCPSCNVEIRGRFRESLFLQLSDSEQQFLESFLLADFSIKELANRTGMGYQAIRTRLDKLIETYQGLRNSEDQKKRILDRVAQGEISATEGARLIRGLDHGRS; from the coding sequence ATGGACGCGATGAAGCCAGTCTCCGGTTCGTGCCCGTATTGCGGCGGGGGGATGCGCACCTCGGCGATGTCCTGCCCCTCGTGCAACGTAGAGATCCGGGGGCGGTTTCGCGAAAGCCTGTTCCTGCAATTGTCGGACTCGGAACAGCAATTCCTTGAGAGTTTCCTTCTCGCCGATTTCAGCATCAAAGAATTGGCCAATCGTACCGGAATGGGGTACCAGGCAATTCGCACCCGGCTCGACAAGCTCATAGAGACCTACCAAGGCCTGCGCAATTCCGAGGATCAGAAGAAACGCATCCTGGACCGGGTGGCGCAAGGGGAAATCAGCGCGACCGAGGGGGCGCGTTTAATCAGAGGACTCGACCATGGACGCAGCTAG